From the Cohaesibacter sp. ES.047 genome, one window contains:
- a CDS encoding BA14K family protein translates to MFKKTIATFALIATLAAAATVAMPTSEAEAKGGRKAAFAIGAFTGLAVGAMAAHSHRRHYHGHHAGPAYHGRPAPWTRAWYRYCHNRYRSFNPHTGYFTTYSGHKRFCR, encoded by the coding sequence ATGTTCAAGAAAACCATCGCAACCTTTGCACTGATCGCAACCCTCGCTGCCGCAGCAACAGTTGCCATGCCAACCTCTGAGGCCGAGGCCAAAGGCGGACGCAAAGCGGCCTTTGCTATCGGAGCCTTCACCGGTCTTGCCGTGGGTGCCATGGCCGCCCATTCGCATCGCCGCCATTACCATGGTCATCATGCGGGACCGGCCTACCACGGTCGCCCAGCTCCCTGGACCCGTGCATGGTATCGCTACTGCCACAACCGCTATCGGTCCTTTAATCCACACACCGGCTACTTCACCACTTATAGCGGCCACAAACGCTTCTGCCGTTAA
- a CDS encoding BA14K family protein encodes MFKRAFAAIAIIAGLAATATVTLPTAEAQAAEGRNAAFVAGTITGLTLGAVAQTVDWRGNPRRHYRGDRRYRHYRKDRRHRGYRYDLPRRHYRPVRPRHYARPRPWSGAWYSYCHSKYRSFNPRTGYYTTYSGRKRFCR; translated from the coding sequence ATGTTTAAAAGAGCATTTGCAGCAATAGCGATCATTGCCGGCCTTGCCGCAACAGCGACGGTCACCTTGCCGACCGCTGAGGCGCAAGCGGCAGAGGGTCGAAACGCAGCGTTCGTGGCAGGCACAATCACGGGATTGACCCTTGGAGCCGTCGCGCAGACTGTTGATTGGCGGGGCAATCCACGCCGACATTATAGAGGCGACCGGCGCTATCGCCATTATCGCAAGGATCGTCGCCATCGCGGCTATCGTTACGACCTTCCGCGTCGCCATTATCGTCCGGTGAGACCGCGCCACTACGCGCGCCCGCGTCCCTGGTCCGGCGCATGGTATAGCTATTGTCACAGCAAATATCGGTCTTTTAACCCGCGCACCGGGTATTACACGACCTATAGCGGTCGCAAGCGCTTCTGCCGCTAA
- a CDS encoding BA14K family protein encodes MFARKIFIYALLVAILPAIAITIPTSKAHAANGRKAAFVAGLVAGAVGAAALYSASKHRWSRVRNHYHRGHWRGCHIHNGIRHCHGRKGPSYRRSSPVHYGRPRPWTRAWYRYCHSKYRSFNPRTGYFTTYSGHKRFCR; translated from the coding sequence ATGTTTGCAAGAAAGATTTTTATCTACGCTTTGCTTGTGGCTATCCTGCCAGCCATAGCCATTACCATTCCAACCAGCAAGGCGCACGCCGCCAATGGACGCAAAGCCGCCTTTGTTGCTGGTCTGGTTGCGGGGGCCGTCGGGGCGGCTGCCCTTTACAGCGCATCCAAACACCGTTGGTCGCGCGTTCGCAATCACTATCACCGCGGACACTGGCGCGGCTGCCACATCCACAACGGCATTCGTCATTGTCACGGCCGAAAAGGCCCAAGCTACCGGAGGTCAAGTCCGGTTCACTATGGCCGCCCACGCCCATGGACCCGTGCATGGTATCGTTATTGTCACAGCAAATACCGGTCCTTTAATCCGCGCACCGGCTATTTCACGACCTATAGCGGCCATAAGCGCTTCTGCCGCTAA
- a CDS encoding IS630 family transposase (programmed frameshift), translating into MSAALILSDAFDADSLRRLAKGCRNAKQSRRLLAIAAVYDGMNRADAAKVGGMDRQTLRDWVLRFNEQGTDGLVDIKATGAPMRLSPEQLEEFVAIVETGPDPEKDGVSVWRSQDLVRVIQERFGVSYKERGVRDLLRRMGYVRISGRPQHPEQKPEVIDAFKKTSPQPLAAHVGHLPKNKPIEIWWQDEARLGQKNGLARLWAKKGTRPRLPADQRYKNAYLFGAICPARGVGAGLMMPFANTQAMQMHLEEVSRTVARGAHAVVLMDRAGWHTTSRLNVPKNITILLLPSKSPELNPVENIWQYLRGTFLSNRVFEDYAAILDAGCQAWKSLSANPTIIHSIGMRKWAQEGQN; encoded by the exons ATGTCTGCCGCTTTGATTCTTAGCGATGCTTTTGACGCCGATAGTTTGCGCCGTCTTGCCAAAGGATGCCGCAATGCCAAACAGAGCCGCCGCCTACTGGCCATTGCGGCTGTCTATGACGGCATGAACCGTGCTGATGCCGCCAAAGTCGGCGGTATGGACCGCCAGACTTTGCGAGATTGGGTTCTTCGCTTCAATGAGCAAGGCACCGATGGTCTTGTCGACATCAAAGCAACCGGCGCTCCCATGCGCTTGAGCCCAGAACAGCTCGAAGAGTTTGTTGCTATCGTTGAAACCGGTCCTGATCCTGAGAAGGACGGCGTCTCTGTCTGGCGTAGCCAGGATCTGGTGCGTGTGATCCAAGAGCGGTTTGGGGTCTCCTACAAGGAACGTGGAGTACGGGATCTTTTGCGCCGCATGGGGTATGTGCGCATATCTGGTCGACCTCAACATCCAGAACAAAAGCCTGAAGTCATTGATGCTTTCAAAAAAACTTCTCCGCAAC CGTTGGCAGCGCATGTAGGCCATTTGCCAAAGAACAAGCCCATCGAGATTTGGTGGCAAGATGAGGCTAGGCTTGGTCAGAAGAATGGACTGGCCCGACTATGGGCAAAAAAGGGAACCAGACCACGTCTGCCAGCCGATCAGCGATATAAAAATGCCTATCTGTTCGGTGCAATATGTCCAGCGCGTGGCGTTGGCGCGGGATTGATGATGCCTTTTGCAAATACACAGGCCATGCAAATGCACCTCGAAGAAGTCTCAAGGACAGTGGCGCGCGGCGCTCATGCCGTGGTGCTGATGGATCGTGCCGGATGGCATACGACAAGCAGACTCAACGTGCCCAAGAATATCACCATCCTCCTGTTGCCTTCCAAATCACCGGAACTGAACCCAGTTGAGAATATTTGGCAGTATCTGCGCGGTACCTTCCTGTCCAATCGGGTCTTCGAAGACTATGCCGCCATTCTTGATGCTGGTTGCCAAGCATGGAAGAGCCTCTCCGCCAACCCAACCATCATCCATTCAATAGGTATGAGAAAATGGGCTCAAGAAGGTCAGAATTAA
- a CDS encoding SLC13 family permease — MSWEIIFTFIVLGASVILFVTDKVRLDLVAIGVMLALGLSGILTPAETVAGFGSTVVILIAGLFVVGEGLAQTGISYAVGDKIVQVAGHDEWKLIVLLMLSVAALASVMSVTGSGAIFIPVAIRLATRAGISPSKLLMPLAYGALIGGMLTLIGTPPNLVVSAQLQEAGLEPFNFFAFSPIGLIILAIAVVYMVFYGRKMLRDDGSAVHKRQERRSLNDMISAYGVKDQIVRLELHKNSILIDETVVSVKLRRKIGLTVFGIEDRDQSGSKPKVSFMHSEIVFQEGDVIYGVMAEPLSPEDLAAVGMKVIDMDEAGHHLSARELGIADLIVTQRSRLVGRKISGAGFRTKHNLTIVGIMRRGKAIRGNIGNIEMEFGDQLLVLGEWRDIQKLRASREDFLLLSFPEEINNYLPRRKLAPIAIGILLVMLCLIIFRVVPSVLAVVLAAAAMVVTQCVDPKKAYTLINWRSLVLIAGMIPMATALDKTGGLALIVDKMLALNGANSPYMMLISFFLLTSVLSQFTSNTATAVLLAPVAFEVAKIMGVNPEPLLMSVAIAASTAFSTPVASPINTLVMGPGNYRFRDFAIIGVPLQVIALIISTFAIPIFLPF; from the coding sequence ATGTCCTGGGAAATTATCTTCACCTTCATCGTCCTTGGAGCCTCGGTCATTCTGTTTGTCACCGACAAGGTGAGACTGGATCTTGTGGCCATTGGGGTCATGCTCGCACTCGGTCTGTCCGGCATTCTCACACCGGCTGAAACAGTCGCCGGGTTCGGCTCAACGGTGGTGATTCTGATCGCTGGTCTGTTCGTTGTCGGGGAAGGGCTTGCCCAGACCGGCATTTCCTACGCTGTCGGCGACAAGATCGTTCAGGTTGCCGGTCACGATGAATGGAAGTTGATTGTCCTGTTGATGCTGTCGGTTGCCGCACTCGCCTCCGTCATGAGCGTGACCGGATCCGGGGCGATTTTCATTCCCGTCGCCATTCGTCTGGCCACGCGTGCCGGCATTTCGCCCTCCAAGCTTTTGATGCCGCTTGCTTACGGCGCTCTCATTGGCGGCATGCTGACCCTGATCGGCACACCGCCCAACCTTGTTGTCAGTGCCCAGTTGCAGGAAGCTGGCCTCGAGCCATTCAACTTTTTCGCGTTTTCCCCCATCGGCCTGATCATTCTGGCAATCGCCGTTGTCTACATGGTCTTCTACGGTCGCAAAATGCTCCGCGACGATGGATCCGCGGTCCACAAGCGACAGGAACGCCGCTCTCTCAACGACATGATTTCGGCCTATGGCGTCAAGGACCAGATCGTCCGGCTGGAGCTGCACAAAAACTCCATCCTGATTGATGAGACCGTGGTCAGCGTGAAGCTGCGCCGCAAGATCGGCCTGACCGTCTTCGGCATCGAGGATCGGGACCAGTCAGGCTCCAAACCCAAGGTGTCCTTCATGCACTCGGAAATCGTCTTTCAGGAAGGAGACGTGATCTATGGTGTCATGGCCGAGCCGCTCTCACCGGAAGATCTGGCCGCCGTTGGCATGAAGGTCATCGATATGGACGAAGCCGGTCATCACCTGTCCGCCCGCGAATTGGGCATCGCCGATCTGATCGTCACCCAACGCTCCCGTCTGGTGGGGCGCAAGATTTCCGGTGCAGGCTTTCGCACCAAGCACAATCTGACCATTGTTGGCATCATGCGGCGGGGCAAAGCCATTAGAGGCAACATCGGCAACATCGAGATGGAATTCGGCGACCAATTGCTGGTTCTGGGCGAATGGCGCGACATTCAGAAATTGCGCGCCTCTCGCGAGGACTTCCTGCTGTTGTCCTTCCCCGAAGAGATCAACAATTACCTGCCCCGCCGAAAGCTCGCCCCCATCGCCATCGGCATTCTGCTGGTTATGCTCTGCCTGATCATTTTCCGCGTTGTGCCCAGCGTGCTCGCCGTCGTCCTTGCAGCAGCCGCCATGGTTGTCACCCAGTGCGTCGATCCCAAAAAGGCTTACACGCTCATCAATTGGCGCAGCCTCGTCCTGATCGCGGGCATGATCCCCATGGCAACCGCCCTTGATAAAACCGGCGGACTGGCGCTCATCGTTGATAAAATGCTCGCGCTCAATGGTGCCAATTCACCCTATATGATGCTGATTTCCTTCTTCCTACTCACATCGGTTCTCAGCCAGTTCACCTCGAACACCGCGACCGCAGTGCTGCTGGCCCCTGTTGCCTTCGAAGTCGCCAAGATCATGGGCGTCAATCCCGAACCGCTCTTGATGAGCGTGGCCATCGCCGCTTCGACCGCCTTCTCCACCCCTGTCGCCTCTCCCATCAACACCCTCGTGATGGGTCCGGGCAACTACCGGTTCCGCGATTTCGCCATCATCGGCGTACCGCTTCAGGTCATAGCGCTGATCATCTCGACCTTCGCGATCCCGATATTCCTGCCCTTCTGA
- the gpt gene encoding xanthine phosphoribosyltransferase — protein MAEASPNAFPVYWEQFHRDCRALAWRLKGVSEWKAIVCITRGGLVPAAIIARELGVRMIDTVCVASYHDYESQGEMQVLKPIDPSVIDVEGGDGEGVLIIDDLVDTGKTAKVVRAMLPKAHFAAVYAKPMGRPLVDTYITEVSQDTWIYFPWDMGLQFQAPIAKGPVG, from the coding sequence ATGGCTGAGGCTTCTCCCAATGCCTTTCCCGTTTACTGGGAACAATTTCACAGGGATTGCCGCGCTCTTGCATGGCGTCTCAAAGGGGTCTCCGAATGGAAGGCCATCGTCTGCATTACGCGCGGTGGGCTCGTGCCTGCGGCGATCATCGCCCGTGAGCTGGGTGTGCGGATGATCGATACCGTCTGCGTTGCGTCCTATCACGATTATGAATCGCAAGGTGAGATGCAGGTTCTCAAGCCCATTGATCCGTCGGTGATCGATGTGGAAGGTGGCGATGGCGAAGGTGTGCTGATCATCGACGATCTGGTCGATACGGGCAAAACCGCAAAGGTGGTTCGGGCCATGCTGCCTAAAGCCCATTTCGCCGCGGTCTATGCCAAGCCGATGGGCCGACCTCTCGTCGATACCTATATCACCGAGGTTTCTCAGGATACCTGGATCTATTTCCCCTGGGACATGGGCCTGCAGTTTCAGGCACCGATTGCCAAAGGGCCTGTTGGCTAG
- a CDS encoding competence/damage-inducible protein A, whose translation MSVEVVTAAVLVIGDEILSGRTKDKNVGFIADYLTQVGIDLKEVRVVSDDMDAIVEAVNALRSRFTYVFTTGGIGPTHDDITADSIAAAFGVGIDHDPRAMAILEAHYDKMEGTDFNEARKRMARIPFGADLIKNKVSSAPGFRLENVHVMAGVPSVMQAMMDEIVPTLRTNSQIESVTIDSGLGEGLVAGPLSNLQTDHPQVVIGSYPYIKDNVFATNIVLRSRDKDALSAAADAVHALLTDLKGHHQGQF comes from the coding sequence ATGAGTGTAGAGGTGGTGACCGCAGCGGTTCTGGTGATCGGAGACGAGATCCTGTCTGGCCGAACCAAGGACAAGAATGTCGGCTTCATCGCCGATTATCTGACACAGGTCGGGATAGACCTTAAGGAAGTGCGGGTCGTTTCCGATGACATGGACGCCATCGTCGAGGCGGTGAATGCCCTGCGTTCGCGCTTTACCTATGTCTTTACCACCGGCGGCATCGGCCCAACCCATGATGACATCACGGCGGATTCCATTGCGGCGGCCTTCGGGGTCGGGATCGATCATGATCCGCGCGCCATGGCCATTCTTGAGGCGCACTATGACAAGATGGAAGGGACCGACTTCAATGAGGCCCGCAAACGCATGGCGCGCATTCCATTCGGTGCCGATCTGATCAAGAATAAAGTATCGAGTGCACCGGGCTTTCGCCTTGAAAACGTCCATGTCATGGCAGGTGTTCCCTCCGTGATGCAGGCGATGATGGACGAAATCGTCCCCACTCTTCGCACCAACAGCCAGATCGAGAGTGTCACCATCGACAGTGGCCTTGGTGAGGGACTGGTGGCTGGACCCCTGTCCAATCTGCAAACGGATCATCCGCAGGTGGTCATTGGCTCATACCCTTATATCAAGGACAATGTCTTTGCGACCAACATCGTTCTGCGCAGTCGCGACAAGGACGCCCTGTCTGCTGCTGCAGATGCGGTTCATGCGCTCTTGACGGATCTCAAGGGGCACCATCAAGGTCAATTTTAG
- the sfsA gene encoding DNA/RNA nuclease SfsA: MQFAAPLIRGTLIKRYKRFLADIELDDGSLITAHCANPGSMMGLKDPGVTVWLSKSDNPKRKLAYSWELMELDGAMIGINTAHPNRIVEEAILAGKVSEVAAYPTLRREVKYGKNSRIDLLLEGEGLPNCYVEVKNVHLLRVPGLAEFPDSVTKRGAKHLVELGDMVQEGHRAVMLYLVQRTDAERFSLAADIDPDYAAAFALARQRGVEAYVYACDISTDGITLSHPIPFDLHPFEQ; encoded by the coding sequence ATGCAATTCGCCGCCCCCCTCATTCGAGGCACTCTGATCAAACGCTACAAGCGCTTTCTGGCCGACATCGAACTGGATGATGGCAGCCTGATCACCGCCCATTGTGCCAACCCCGGCTCTATGATGGGCCTGAAAGACCCCGGCGTGACAGTTTGGCTGTCAAAGTCCGACAATCCCAAACGCAAGCTCGCCTACAGTTGGGAACTCATGGAACTGGACGGCGCAATGATTGGCATCAACACAGCCCACCCCAACCGCATTGTCGAAGAGGCCATACTGGCAGGCAAGGTGAGCGAAGTCGCCGCCTACCCGACCCTTCGGCGCGAAGTCAAATACGGCAAGAACAGCCGTATTGACCTGTTGCTGGAGGGAGAAGGCCTGCCGAATTGCTATGTCGAGGTGAAAAACGTCCATCTGTTGCGCGTCCCCGGTCTGGCCGAATTCCCGGATTCGGTCACAAAACGCGGCGCCAAGCATCTTGTCGAACTTGGTGACATGGTTCAGGAGGGGCACCGTGCCGTGATGCTCTATCTGGTCCAGCGCACGGACGCTGAGCGCTTCTCCCTTGCTGCGGACATAGATCCGGACTATGCCGCCGCCTTTGCCCTTGCACGCCAGCGAGGAGTTGAGGCCTATGTTTATGCCTGCGACATCTCAACGGACGGTATCACGCTGTCGCACCCGATCCCCTTTGATCTCCACCCCTTTGAACAATGA
- the map gene encoding type I methionyl aminopeptidase has protein sequence MVNYIEASSAPLRNTGDIRLYGEEAFEGMRKAGQLTARALDGVAELIKPGTKTQEIDDFIRDFGEENGALPATLNYRGYKKYTCTSINHVVCHGIPNDKPLKEGDIVNVDVTYILDGWYGDSSRMYPVGQIKRAAERLLDVTYKSLMIGIDASKPGNTTGDIGAAIQEYAESERCGVVRDFCGHGVGQLFHDAPNILHYGTRGEGVELKPGMIFTIEPMINLGKPHVKVLHDGWTAVTRDRSLSAQFEHSIGITEDGCEIFTLSPKGYDKPPYILGND, from the coding sequence ATGGTAAATTATATAGAAGCCTCAAGCGCCCCCCTCAGAAACACCGGCGACATTCGCCTTTATGGCGAAGAAGCCTTCGAAGGCATGCGTAAGGCTGGCCAGTTGACCGCCCGCGCCCTTGATGGCGTTGCCGAACTGATCAAGCCGGGAACCAAGACCCAGGAAATCGATGATTTCATCCGTGATTTCGGCGAAGAGAACGGCGCCTTGCCAGCAACCCTGAACTACCGCGGGTATAAGAAATACACCTGCACCTCGATCAACCATGTTGTCTGCCACGGCATCCCCAATGACAAGCCCCTCAAGGAAGGCGACATCGTCAATGTCGACGTCACCTACATCCTCGACGGCTGGTACGGCGACAGTTCGCGGATGTACCCAGTTGGCCAGATCAAGCGCGCGGCCGAACGTCTGCTCGACGTCACCTATAAATCCTTGATGATCGGTATCGACGCATCCAAGCCGGGCAACACCACCGGAGACATCGGCGCGGCTATTCAGGAATATGCTGAAAGCGAACGCTGCGGTGTCGTGCGGGATTTTTGCGGCCATGGTGTCGGCCAGTTGTTCCACGATGCACCCAACATCCTGCATTATGGCACGCGGGGCGAAGGCGTTGAGCTCAAGCCCGGCATGATCTTCACCATCGAGCCGATGATCAATCTGGGCAAGCCCCACGTCAAGGTGCTGCACGACGGCTGGACCGCCGTCACGCGTGATCGCTCCCTTTCGGCCCAGTTCGAGCATTCCATCGGCATTACCGAGGATGGCTGCGAGATCTTCACCCTGTCGCCAAAGGGTTATGACAAGCCGCCCTATATTCTAGGCAACGACTAG
- the radC gene encoding DNA repair protein RadC, producing the protein MGGLKDAAGSPHYMGHRDRLRQKFREAGPAALHDYELLELILFRAIPRRDTKPVAKALLDRFGSFAEVLSAPDRLLMEIPGIGQSVVTELKLVQAAAFKFTSDQVKNRPVLSSWNAVLDHCRTTMAYNDIEQFRVIFLDKKNKLIADEVQQTGTVDHTPVYIREVVKRALELSASAIIMVHNHPSGDPTPSRADIDMTKQVADAAEPLGVILHDHIIVARSGHVSFRSLGLI; encoded by the coding sequence ATGGGCGGTTTGAAGGATGCAGCGGGTTCACCGCACTACATGGGCCACCGCGACCGCCTGCGCCAAAAGTTCCGCGAGGCAGGCCCGGCAGCTCTGCATGACTACGAGTTGCTTGAGCTCATTCTCTTTCGCGCCATCCCGCGGCGGGACACCAAGCCCGTCGCCAAGGCCCTGCTGGACCGCTTCGGCTCTTTCGCCGAGGTCCTGTCCGCCCCGGACCGTCTGCTGATGGAGATCCCCGGCATTGGACAATCGGTCGTCACCGAACTCAAGCTGGTTCAGGCTGCCGCCTTCAAATTCACATCCGATCAGGTCAAGAACCGCCCGGTCCTGTCGTCATGGAACGCGGTGCTCGATCATTGCCGCACCACCATGGCCTACAATGATATCGAGCAGTTCCGGGTCATCTTTCTGGACAAGAAGAACAAGCTGATCGCCGATGAAGTGCAGCAGACCGGAACGGTCGATCACACACCGGTCTATATTCGCGAGGTAGTCAAGCGCGCGCTCGAGCTTTCTGCCTCTGCCATCATCATGGTTCACAATCATCCAAGCGGCGACCCGACCCCTTCACGGGCTGATATCGACATGACCAAACAGGTTGCCGACGCAGCAGAACCGCTCGGTGTCATTCTGCATGATCACATCATAGTGGCGCGCAGCGGTCACGTGAGTTTCCGATCACTTGGATTAATCTAG
- a CDS encoding branched-chain amino acid ABC transporter permease LivH (LivHMGF is the membrane component of the LIV-I/LS branched-chain amino acid transporter): MEYFIQQLINGIALGSIYGLIAIGYTMVYGIIGMINFAHGDIFMVGAFIALIALLAVTAMGVTFLPIALLIVLIISMLMTSVWGWGVERLAYRPLRGSFRLAPLITAIGMSIVLQNFVQVVQGARVKPLPPQITGGFTLMEGNGFAVQLSYMQILIIVTTFLLMVGFTLLINKTSLGRAQRSCEQDQKMAALLGVNVDRTISLTFVMGAALASVAGIMFLLYYGVIDFYIGFLAGVKAFTAAVLGGIGSLPGAMLGGLLIGLIETFWSGYFSVEYKDVAAFSILAIVLIFLPSGLLGKPEVEKV, encoded by the coding sequence ATGGAATATTTTATACAACAGCTGATCAATGGTATCGCACTGGGGTCTATTTACGGTCTCATCGCCATTGGTTACACCATGGTGTATGGCATTATCGGCATGATCAACTTTGCCCATGGTGACATCTTCATGGTTGGCGCATTCATCGCGTTGATCGCGCTTCTGGCCGTAACAGCCATGGGCGTCACTTTCCTTCCCATTGCCCTCTTGATCGTCCTCATCATATCGATGCTGATGACATCGGTGTGGGGATGGGGTGTCGAGCGTCTGGCCTATCGCCCCTTGCGAGGCTCCTTCCGCCTGGCTCCGCTGATCACGGCCATCGGCATGTCGATTGTCCTTCAGAACTTCGTTCAGGTCGTTCAGGGCGCACGCGTCAAGCCGCTGCCGCCACAAATCACTGGTGGCTTCACCCTGATGGAAGGCAATGGCTTTGCGGTCCAGTTGTCCTACATGCAGATCCTGATCATCGTGACGACATTCCTGCTCATGGTCGGATTTACCCTCCTGATCAACAAGACATCGCTCGGACGCGCCCAGCGCTCCTGCGAACAGGATCAGAAAATGGCAGCCCTTCTCGGTGTCAATGTCGACCGCACGATCTCCCTGACCTTCGTCATGGGCGCAGCGCTCGCCTCGGTCGCAGGCATCATGTTCCTGCTCTACTACGGTGTGATCGACTTCTACATCGGCTTCCTTGCCGGGGTGAAAGCCTTCACGGCCGCTGTCCTTGGCGGGATTGGTTCGCTTCCCGGCGCCATGCTTGGCGGTCTGCTCATCGGCCTGATCGAGACCTTCTGGTCCGGTTACTTCTCGGTGGAGTACAAGGACGTGGCAGCCTTCTCGATCCTCGCGATTGTGTTGATCTTCCTGCCGTCCGGCCTGCTAGGCAAGCCTGAAGTGGAGAAAGTGTAA
- the livM gene encoding high-affinity branched-chain amino acid ABC transporter permease LivM — protein MQFLNDSRVGAALKDAGLAALVTLGLTWILVGMRTKTATGGLVLTSQWELVTWMVVVVAIGRFLISLLVWRGENVVADAAKSVLPSTEALTKIGTFFGPALLALAVSMPFWGDRYMIDLGILVLTYIMLGWGLNIVVGLAGLLDLGYVAFYAVGAYSYALFAHYFDLSFWVCLPLAGILAAFWGIILGFPVLRLRGDYLAIVTLAFGEIIRVVLLNWYQFTGGPDGISRIPRPSFFGLEFKRKDGFADFFGLDYSSLHRVIFLFYLILILALVTNFVTMRLRKLPIGRAWEALREDEIACRSLGINTTNTKLTAFSLGAMFGGFAGAFFATRQGFISPESFTFMESAIILAIVVLGGLGSQIGVVIASIVMIGGFELFRDLQELRMLVFGLLMVFIMVWKPRGLISSRAPSVYLKEKKAVSGDLVAEGEG, from the coding sequence ATGCAGTTTCTCAACGATAGCCGCGTAGGTGCCGCTCTCAAGGATGCGGGCCTAGCGGCACTGGTAACCCTTGGCCTGACGTGGATCCTCGTGGGCATGAGAACAAAGACCGCGACAGGCGGCCTTGTCCTCACCAGCCAGTGGGAACTGGTTACCTGGATGGTTGTTGTGGTTGCGATTGGTCGCTTCCTGATCAGCCTGCTCGTCTGGCGCGGTGAAAACGTCGTCGCAGATGCGGCCAAATCCGTCCTGCCATCAACGGAAGCCTTGACCAAAATCGGCACCTTTTTCGGCCCCGCCCTTCTGGCGCTGGCTGTTTCGATGCCGTTTTGGGGCGATCGCTATATGATTGACCTTGGCATTCTGGTTCTCACCTACATCATGCTCGGCTGGGGTCTGAACATCGTGGTTGGCCTCGCCGGTCTTCTTGACCTCGGATATGTGGCCTTTTATGCGGTTGGCGCTTATTCCTACGCGTTGTTCGCCCACTATTTTGATCTCTCCTTCTGGGTCTGCCTGCCGCTTGCCGGTATTCTGGCAGCCTTCTGGGGCATTATTCTGGGCTTCCCTGTCTTGCGTCTGCGCGGCGACTATCTCGCCATCGTGACGCTAGCATTCGGGGAAATCATCCGTGTCGTCCTGCTCAACTGGTACCAGTTCACCGGCGGCCCCGACGGCATATCCCGCATTCCGCGCCCCTCCTTCTTCGGCCTTGAATTCAAGCGCAAGGACGGATTTGCCGATTTCTTCGGCCTTGATTATTCCTCACTGCACAGGGTGATCTTCCTTTTCTATCTCATCCTGATTCTGGCTCTCGTTACCAACTTCGTGACAATGCGCCTGCGCAAATTGCCGATTGGCCGCGCATGGGAAGCCCTGCGTGAGGACGAAATCGCCTGCCGGTCTCTGGGGATCAACACCACCAACACCAAACTGACAGCCTTCTCGCTTGGCGCTATGTTCGGCGGTTTCGCCGGCGCATTCTTTGCCACCCGGCAGGGCTTCATTTCGCCAGAGAGCTTCACCTTCATGGAATCGGCAATCATTCTGGCCATCGTGGTGCTTGGCGGGCTGGGTAGCCAGATCGGCGTCGTCATCGCCTCCATCGTCATGATCGGCGGCTTTGAGCTCTTCCGAGATCTACAAGAGCTGCGCATGCTTGTCTTCGGCCTGTTGATGGTCTTCATCATGGTCTGGAAACCGCGTGGTTTGATCTCAAGTCGCGCCCCGTCTGTCTATCTTAAAGAGAAGAAAGCCGTCTCGGGCGATCTGGTTGCGGAGGGCGAAGGATGA